The proteins below come from a single Tachypleus tridentatus isolate NWPU-2018 chromosome 13, ASM421037v1, whole genome shotgun sequence genomic window:
- the LOC143240092 gene encoding apicoplast pyruvate carrier 1-like isoform X2: MEIRPYISVFGCFLIHFGLGTFPTFGNLNPYLTSYLRNRVDGTVTYGKVSWVLYTFYLGISFVHFGGWLGLQVGRRKAMIFGLSCFIGAISSTYWSIKAGLTATIFTFGALHVLGLGCAYGQLIVTAMEWFPEKKSTVIGILTSGYAAAPLLMNYVQTFFVNPNNLAPASDGYFDDPDVLDAIPSVFLLMAGVHGCFLFVGLLLYSEPKSREVEKGLDNTVDIKEVTNENSPGPELVESKDLAVTPQEALKTKQFYLLVITAVCSFHSVTFVNTFYKVFGQSFIHDDTFLASVGSVSSAFHALSRGLIGVIQQKTSYKSTVLILFGMKTVLLFTLIASSTGGKAMFLIWVSVLYATFPICFVCIPAVNAEVFGMKYTVVIYGMILFMAGASSIVWPVIFTELIPIFWMVWNVLYNGSFHFFWYPCYHFVSRNYPTANGNIESTR; encoded by the exons ATGGAAATTCGGCCGTATATTTCTGTATTTGGATGCTTTCTGATCCATTTTGGACTTGGTACATTTCCTACCTTCGGTAACTTAAATCCATACTTAACATCGTACCTGAGAAACCGAGTTGACGGAACAGTAACTTATGGAAAAGTCAGCTGGGTATTGTATACGTTTTACCTTGGTATATCTTTCGTACATTTTGGAGGATGGTTAGGTCTTCAGGTTGGACGACGTAAAGCCATGATCTTTGGCTTGTCCTGCTTCAT AGGGGCTATCTCTTCAACGTATTGGAGCATAAAGGCGGGCCTAACAGCTACAATTTTCACGTTTGGTGCACTTCACGTTTTGGGCCTAGGGTGTGCTTATGGCCAACTAATAGTCACTGCAATGGAG tGGTTTCCAGAGAAGAAAAGCACAGTAATAGGTATACTTACTTCAGGATATGCTGCTGCTCCTCTTTTAATGAACTATGTACAGACGTTTTTCGTTAACCCTAACAACCTGGCGCCTGCGTCTGATGG ATACTTCGATGATCCTGATGTTTTAGACGCAATCCCTTCAGTGTTTTTGTTGATGGCAGGAGTACACGGCTGTTTTTTATTTGTGGGTTTGTTACTCTACAGTGAACCAAAGTCTCGTGAAGTTGAG AAAGGACTAGATAACACTGTGGACATCAAGGAAGTGACCAATGAGAACTCACCAGGACCCGAATTGGTTGAGTCTAAAGACCTTGCAGTAACCCCACAAGAAGCCCTCAAGACCAAACAGTTCTATCTGCTAGTTATAACGGCTGTCTGTTCTTTTCACTCAGTAACATTCGTGAACACATTCTACAAA gtATTTGGTCAATCATTCATTCACGATGATACGTTTCTCGcttctgttggttctgtgtcctCAGCGTTTCACGCACTTAGTAGAGGCTTGATAGGCGTAATTCAACAAAAAACTTCTTACAAG tcaactgttttaattttgttcGGAATGAAGACGGTGTTATTATTCACGTTGATCGCGTCATCTACTGGGGGTAAAGCGATGTTTCTAATATGGGTTTCTGTTTTGTACGCCACCTTTCCAATCTGTTTTGTTTGTATCCCAGCTGTTAATGCCGAGGTGTTTGGAATGAAGTACACCGTTGTTATCTATGGAATGATTCTATTTATGGCG GGTGCGTCAAGTATCGTGTGGCCTGTCATCTTTACTGAATTAATCCCAATTTTTTGGATGGTTTGGAATGTTTTGTATAATGGCAGTTTTCACTTCTTTTG GTATCCTTGTTACCATTTTGTTTCCAGAAACTACCCAACAGCAAACGGAAACATCGAAAGCACAAGATGA
- the LOC143240092 gene encoding apicoplast pyruvate carrier 1-like isoform X3: protein MEIRPYISVFGCFLIHFGLGTFPTFGNLNPYLTSYLRNRVDGTVTYGKVSWVLYTFYLGISFVHFGGWLGLQVGRRKAMIFGLSCFIGAISSTYWSIKAGLTATIFTFGALHVLGLGCAYGQLIVTAMEWFPEKKSTVIGILTSGYAAAPLLMNYVQTFFVNPNNLAPASDGYFDDPDVLDAIPSVFLLMAGVHGCFLFVGLLLYSEPKSREVENSDEPDALYLKKIKPNCQQCFTVSNLDQKGLDNTVDIKEVTNENSPGPELVESKDLAVTPQEALKTKQFYLLVITAVCSFHSVTFVNTFYKVFGQSFIHDDTFLASVGSVSSAFHALSRGLIGVIQQKTSYKGASSIVWPVIFTELIPIFWMVWNVLYNGSFHFFWYPCYHFVSRNYPTANGNIESTR, encoded by the exons ATGGAAATTCGGCCGTATATTTCTGTATTTGGATGCTTTCTGATCCATTTTGGACTTGGTACATTTCCTACCTTCGGTAACTTAAATCCATACTTAACATCGTACCTGAGAAACCGAGTTGACGGAACAGTAACTTATGGAAAAGTCAGCTGGGTATTGTATACGTTTTACCTTGGTATATCTTTCGTACATTTTGGAGGATGGTTAGGTCTTCAGGTTGGACGACGTAAAGCCATGATCTTTGGCTTGTCCTGCTTCAT AGGGGCTATCTCTTCAACGTATTGGAGCATAAAGGCGGGCCTAACAGCTACAATTTTCACGTTTGGTGCACTTCACGTTTTGGGCCTAGGGTGTGCTTATGGCCAACTAATAGTCACTGCAATGGAG tGGTTTCCAGAGAAGAAAAGCACAGTAATAGGTATACTTACTTCAGGATATGCTGCTGCTCCTCTTTTAATGAACTATGTACAGACGTTTTTCGTTAACCCTAACAACCTGGCGCCTGCGTCTGATGG ATACTTCGATGATCCTGATGTTTTAGACGCAATCCCTTCAGTGTTTTTGTTGATGGCAGGAGTACACGGCTGTTTTTTATTTGTGGGTTTGTTACTCTACAGTGAACCAAAGTCTCGTGAAGTTGAG AACTCAGATGAACCTGATGCTCTCTAccttaaaaaaatcaaaccaaactgtcAACAATGTTTCACTGTTTCTAACTTGGACCAGAAAGGACTAGATAACACTGTGGACATCAAGGAAGTGACCAATGAGAACTCACCAGGACCCGAATTGGTTGAGTCTAAAGACCTTGCAGTAACCCCACAAGAAGCCCTCAAGACCAAACAGTTCTATCTGCTAGTTATAACGGCTGTCTGTTCTTTTCACTCAGTAACATTCGTGAACACATTCTACAAA gtATTTGGTCAATCATTCATTCACGATGATACGTTTCTCGcttctgttggttctgtgtcctCAGCGTTTCACGCACTTAGTAGAGGCTTGATAGGCGTAATTCAACAAAAAACTTCTTACAAG GGTGCGTCAAGTATCGTGTGGCCTGTCATCTTTACTGAATTAATCCCAATTTTTTGGATGGTTTGGAATGTTTTGTATAATGGCAGTTTTCACTTCTTTTG GTATCCTTGTTACCATTTTGTTTCCAGAAACTACCCAACAGCAAACGGAAACATCGAAAGCACAAGATGA
- the LOC143240092 gene encoding apicoplast pyruvate carrier 1-like isoform X1: MEIRPYISVFGCFLIHFGLGTFPTFGNLNPYLTSYLRNRVDGTVTYGKVSWVLYTFYLGISFVHFGGWLGLQVGRRKAMIFGLSCFIGAISSTYWSIKAGLTATIFTFGALHVLGLGCAYGQLIVTAMEWFPEKKSTVIGILTSGYAAAPLLMNYVQTFFVNPNNLAPASDGYFDDPDVLDAIPSVFLLMAGVHGCFLFVGLLLYSEPKSREVENSDEPDALYLKKIKPNCQQCFTVSNLDQKGLDNTVDIKEVTNENSPGPELVESKDLAVTPQEALKTKQFYLLVITAVCSFHSVTFVNTFYKVFGQSFIHDDTFLASVGSVSSAFHALSRGLIGVIQQKTSYKSTVLILFGMKTVLLFTLIASSTGGKAMFLIWVSVLYATFPICFVCIPAVNAEVFGMKYTVVIYGMILFMAGASSIVWPVIFTELIPIFWMVWNVLYNGSFHFFWYPCYHFVSRNYPTANGNIESTR; this comes from the exons ATGGAAATTCGGCCGTATATTTCTGTATTTGGATGCTTTCTGATCCATTTTGGACTTGGTACATTTCCTACCTTCGGTAACTTAAATCCATACTTAACATCGTACCTGAGAAACCGAGTTGACGGAACAGTAACTTATGGAAAAGTCAGCTGGGTATTGTATACGTTTTACCTTGGTATATCTTTCGTACATTTTGGAGGATGGTTAGGTCTTCAGGTTGGACGACGTAAAGCCATGATCTTTGGCTTGTCCTGCTTCAT AGGGGCTATCTCTTCAACGTATTGGAGCATAAAGGCGGGCCTAACAGCTACAATTTTCACGTTTGGTGCACTTCACGTTTTGGGCCTAGGGTGTGCTTATGGCCAACTAATAGTCACTGCAATGGAG tGGTTTCCAGAGAAGAAAAGCACAGTAATAGGTATACTTACTTCAGGATATGCTGCTGCTCCTCTTTTAATGAACTATGTACAGACGTTTTTCGTTAACCCTAACAACCTGGCGCCTGCGTCTGATGG ATACTTCGATGATCCTGATGTTTTAGACGCAATCCCTTCAGTGTTTTTGTTGATGGCAGGAGTACACGGCTGTTTTTTATTTGTGGGTTTGTTACTCTACAGTGAACCAAAGTCTCGTGAAGTTGAG AACTCAGATGAACCTGATGCTCTCTAccttaaaaaaatcaaaccaaactgtcAACAATGTTTCACTGTTTCTAACTTGGACCAGAAAGGACTAGATAACACTGTGGACATCAAGGAAGTGACCAATGAGAACTCACCAGGACCCGAATTGGTTGAGTCTAAAGACCTTGCAGTAACCCCACAAGAAGCCCTCAAGACCAAACAGTTCTATCTGCTAGTTATAACGGCTGTCTGTTCTTTTCACTCAGTAACATTCGTGAACACATTCTACAAA gtATTTGGTCAATCATTCATTCACGATGATACGTTTCTCGcttctgttggttctgtgtcctCAGCGTTTCACGCACTTAGTAGAGGCTTGATAGGCGTAATTCAACAAAAAACTTCTTACAAG tcaactgttttaattttgttcGGAATGAAGACGGTGTTATTATTCACGTTGATCGCGTCATCTACTGGGGGTAAAGCGATGTTTCTAATATGGGTTTCTGTTTTGTACGCCACCTTTCCAATCTGTTTTGTTTGTATCCCAGCTGTTAATGCCGAGGTGTTTGGAATGAAGTACACCGTTGTTATCTATGGAATGATTCTATTTATGGCG GGTGCGTCAAGTATCGTGTGGCCTGTCATCTTTACTGAATTAATCCCAATTTTTTGGATGGTTTGGAATGTTTTGTATAATGGCAGTTTTCACTTCTTTTG GTATCCTTGTTACCATTTTGTTTCCAGAAACTACCCAACAGCAAACGGAAACATCGAAAGCACAAGATGA